A genomic segment from Diceros bicornis minor isolate mBicDic1 chromosome 5, mDicBic1.mat.cur, whole genome shotgun sequence encodes:
- the LOC131405987 gene encoding bifunctional peptidase and (3S)-lysyl hydroxylase JMJD7 isoform X9, which translates to MAEAALDAVRRELREFPVAARELSVPLAMPYLDEPPTPLHFYRDWVCPNRPCIIRNALRHWPALQKWSLPYLRATVGSTEVSVAVTPDGYADAVRGDRFVMPAERRLPLSCVLDVLEGQAQHPGVLYVQKQCSNLPTELPQLLPDLEPHVPWASEALGKMPDAVNFWLGEAAAVTSLHKDHYENLYCVVSGEKHFLLHPPSDRPFIPYELYTPATYQLTEEGSFTMVDEEAMEKVPWIPLDPLAPDVARYPSYSQAQALHCTVRAGEMLYLPALWFHHVQQSHGCIAVNFWYDMEYDLKYSYFQLLDSLTKASGLD; encoded by the exons AGCTCAGCGTGCCTCTTGCTATGCCCTACCTGGACGAGCCCCCCACTCCACTCCACTTCTACCGGGACTGGGTCTGCCCCAACAGGCCCTGCATCATCCGCAATGCCCTGCGGCACTGGCCAGCTCTCCAGAAGTGGTCCCTTCCCTACCTCAG AGCCACAGTGGGCTCCACAGAGGTGAGTGTGGCTGTGACCCCAGATGGTTACGCGGATGCCGTGCGAGGGGACCGCTTTGTGATGCCCGCTGAACGCCGCCTACCCCTGAGCTGTGTGCTAGACGTGCTGGAGGGCCAAGCCCAACACCCAGGGGTCCTCTACGTGCAGAAGCAGTGCTCCAACCTGCCCACTGAGCTGCCGCAGCTGCTGCCTGATCTGGAGCCTCACGTGCCCTGGGCCTCCGAGGCGCTGG GAAAGATGCCTGATGCTGTGAACTTCTGGCTGGGGGAGGCGGCTGCAGTGACATCTT TGCATAAGGACCACTATGAGAACCTCTACTGTGTGGTCTCGGGAGAGAAGCACTTCCTGTTACATCCACCCAGTGACCGGCCCTTCATCCCCTATG AGCTGTACACACCGGCAACCTACCAGCTAACTGAAGAGGGCTCCTTTACAATGGTGGATGAAGAAGCCATGGAGAAG GTGCCCTGGATCCCACTGGACCCCTTGGCTCCAGATGTGGCCCGGTACCCCAGTTATAGTCAGGCCCAGGCCCTTCACTGCACAGTGCGGGCTGGCGAGATGCTCTACCTGCCAGCCTTGTGGTTCCATCACGTCCAGCAGTCCCATGGCTGCATTGCTG TGAATTTCTGGTACGACATGGAGTATGACCTTAAGTACAGTTACTTCCAGCTGCTCGACTCCCTCACAAAGGCCTCAGGCCTTGACTGA